The genome window GTATCCAGCCAGGGGGTAAAATCCTGCAAGTTCTTGCTGGCAAAGAGGATTTCTATCCCGATAATATGACCTTTTCCATCAAGGTCAACATTGCAATACTCGGATACTGACACAGTCTTGTAAATCTTTTGTTTACTGAGTTCAATATAACAGGCATCAACTTCTCTGTCATACTCAAATTTCATAGCCAGGTTACTCCTTTATTACAGTAATTACCCTGATATGTTGCGGTAGGGATTCATAAACAACTCTGACGGTTTTACGACCAAACTTTTTGATAGCATTTATTTCACCTTCGCTCCCGTAATACCAACTCTCAGGATGAAGCACAGTAGTTTCCACCTCTATTTGGGAGACACCACGTCTTCTCATACGGTATCTGGCGTGCTTCGAATAATCAAATTTAATCATCTATGGCTAACTTCCTACAGGATGATTCTACTATATTCTTTTAAAAAAGTCAACAAAAAGAGGTGGTAAATTATGCTAAAAGAATCCCCAGGGCATGTCCGGCTGAGTTTAGCTGCGGCTATGACATTGCGGCTGGCTTCCGGCAGGTTTTACCGGAAGGCCAGGCTTTACTGTATCAATCTTCTGCTTACCTACGCCGATGGTTGTGTGGGCAGATGCAGCTATTGCGGGCTTTCCAAGGAACGAGAAGGAGAATATGAAGAGAAGAGCTTTATCAGGGTTGCCTGGCCTATCTACAAGTTGAGCACAGTCAGGGAAAGGCTGAACAAGTATGCCGGTTGGGTGGAACGGATCTGTATCTCGATGATTACTAACCGTCGGGCCGTAGAAGATACCATTGCCATTACCAGTCACCTTAGAGAGGAAATAGACCT of bacterium contains these proteins:
- a CDS encoding DUF2283 domain-containing protein; translated protein: MKFEYDREVDACYIELSKQKIYKTVSVSEYCNVDLDGKGHIIGIEILFASKNLQDFTPWLDTNSAASYLNVAPSTMRRWIKAHKVPFYQINHHYMFKKSELDEFIHSHRIKAA
- a CDS encoding DUF4258 domain-containing protein — protein: MIKFDYSKHARYRMRRRGVSQIEVETTVLHPESWYYGSEGEINAIKKFGRKTVRVVYESLPQHIRVITVIKE